One genomic region from Spiroplasma endosymbiont of Polydrusus cervinus encodes:
- a CDS encoding DDE-type integrase/transposase/recombinase: MKENNIQAEYVKRMRRKILIKQNRNKNIIKYPDLVNRNFNDIKERFSILFTDVTYLIWNGKKHYQSTIIDGYTKEIIDVKWSKFNNNKLVLDNLNDAINKIKKIKKDLNKIIIHSDHGYQYTSKDYNSTCLDNKIIISMGKNYHCADNIIIDSFHSLLKKGTIHNKNYKSYNEYINDVKKWNKWYSNQKEKL; encoded by the coding sequence ATGAAAGAAAATAATATTCAAGCTGAATATGTAAAGCGTATGCGTAGAAAAATATTAATAAAACAAAATAGAAATAAAAATATAATTAAATATCCTGATTTAGTAAATCGTAATTTTAATGATATTAAAGAAAGATTTTCAATTTTATTTACTGATGTAACTTATTTAATTTGAAATGGTAAAAAACATTATCAATCAACAATAATTGATGGATATACTAAAGAAATTATTGATGTAAAATGATCAAAATTTAATAATAACAAACTTGTACTTGATAATTTAAATGATGCAATTAATAAAATTAAAAAAATAAAAAAAGATTTAAATAAAATAATAATTCATTCAGATCACGGATATCAATATACATCTAAAGATTACAATAGTACGTGTTTAGATAACAAAATTATAATTTCAATGGGTAAAAATTATCATTGTGCAGACAACATTATTATTGATAGTTTTCATTCATTACTTAAAAAAGGAACAATCCATAATAAAAATTATAAATCTTATAATGAATATATTAATGATGTTAAAAAATGAAATAAATGATATTCAAACCAAAAAGAAAAATTATAA